The following proteins are encoded in a genomic region of Zea mays cultivar B73 chromosome 9, Zm-B73-REFERENCE-NAM-5.0, whole genome shotgun sequence:
- the LOC103638867 gene encoding protein GLUTAMINE DUMPER 5: MRPAAEFPTMSHGAPMGANANVPHSPWQSPVPYLFGGLAAMLGLIALALLILACSYWKLSGYLDADRGQRAGSSGEAGADGEKGSAAGAARPAAGFQEHVVVIMAGEERPTFLATPAASRAVVELGAAPGSGGSAEAPEEEEAHVDGDGGCGDCEHEVPRLGADAGTVSRSSEGTSSATTALAE; this comes from the coding sequence ATGAGGCCAGCAGCAGAGTTCCCGACCATGAGCCACGGCGCGCCCATGGGTGCGAACGCGAACGTGCCTCACTCCCCGTGGCAGTCGCCGGTGCCGTACCTGTTCGGCGGGCTGGCGGCGATGCTGGGGCTCATAGCCTTGGCGCTGCTCATCCTGGCCTGCTCCTACTGGAAGCTGTCCGGGTACCTCGACGCCGACCGCGGCCAGCGGGCCGGCTCGTCCGGAGAAGCGGGCGCCGACGGGGAGAAGGGCTCGGCGGCCGGCGCGGCCAGGCCGGCGGCGGGGTTCCAGGAGCACGTGGTGGTCATCATGGCCGGCGAGGAGAGGCCGACCTTCCTGGCCACACCGGCTGCCAGCCGTGCGGTCGTGGAgctcggggccgcgccgggctccGGCGGCTCGGCCGAGGCGCCCGAGGAGGAGGAGGCCCACGTGGACGGCGACGGCGGCTGCGGCGACTGTGAGCACGAAGTGCCCCGGCTCGGAGCCGACGCCGGCACCGTGAGCCGGAGCAGTGAAGGCACCAGCAGCGCGACGACGGCGCTGGCTGAGTGA